From one Trifolium pratense cultivar HEN17-A07 linkage group LG1, ARS_RC_1.1, whole genome shotgun sequence genomic stretch:
- the LOC123903042 gene encoding WAT1-related protein At2g37460-like isoform X1: MMENQNQKTQSWLEKATPFIAILSLQLGYAVMDVLSKAALNKGMSNYVFVVYRHAIAFIVITPFALYFDKKVRPKMTISIFIKIAALSLLEPVIDQNLYFLGLKYTTATFAAAMSNILPAITFILASILRLEKIKIKSIRSQAKILGTIATVAGAMVMTLVKGPILLETFGGKSHIHHSGGTSSNQHTILGSVLITIGCFSWACFFNLQAITLEAYPAALSLSSWICLLGTIEGAAVASIMEWGRPSVWSIKWDMRLLSTLYTGIFCSGLAYYFQGVVMKARGPVFVTTFSPLCMVIVAIMGYFLLAEQMFLGRVIGAFIICLGLYLVVWGKSKDYNNPSNPIIGDSVLPTKQTTGENCA, translated from the exons ATGATGGAGAACCAGAACCAGAAAACACAAAGTTGGTTAGAAAAGGCAACACCGTTCATAGCTATCTTGTCTTTGCAGTTAGGATATGCAGTTATGGATGTTTTATCGAAGGCTGCATTAAATAAAGGAATGAGCAACTATGTTTTCGTTGTGTACCGCCATGCCATTGCATTCATTGTCATAACTCCTTTTGCACTCTATTTTGACAA GAAAGTAAGACCGAAAATGACAATTTCAATCTTCATCAAGATAGCGGCGCTCAGTTTGTtaga GCCAGTTATTGATCAGAATTTGTATTTTTTGGGGCTGAAATATACAACGGCAACCTTTGCAGCTGCCATGAGCAATATTCTTCCTGCTATTACCTTCATATTAGCTTCAATTCTTAG GCTTgagaaaataaagataaaaagtATACGAAGCCAAGCAAAGATATTGGGAACAATAGCTACTGTTGCAGGTGCGATGGTGATGACATTAGTTAAAGGGCCGATACTTTTAGAGACCTTCGGAGGCAAGAGCCACATCCATCATAGTGGGGGTACAAGTAGTAATCAACATACAATACTTGGATCTGTATTGATCACCATTGGATGCTTTAGTTGGGCTTGTTTTTTTAACCTTCAA GCTATTACCCTTGAAGCCTACCCTGCGGCACTCTCTCTTTCCTCATGGATATGCCTATTGGGTACAATTGAAGGTGCAGCAGTGGCTTCAATAATGGAATGGGGTCGTCCCTCAGTTTGGTCCATAAAATGGGATATGAGATTATTGTCTACTCTTTATAcg GGCATATTCTGCTCAGGTCTAGCGTATTACTTTCAAGGAGTAGTGATGAAAGCTAGAGGTCCAGTTTTTGTCACAACATTTAGTCCCTTATGTATGGTGATTGTTGCTATCATGGGATACTTCCTTCTTGCAGAGCAAATGTTTTTGGGAAG AGTGATTGGTGCATTTATCATTTGTTTGGGCTTGTACCTTGTTGTGTGGGGAAAAAGCAAAGATTACAATAATCCATCAAATCCAATTATTGGAGACTCTGTTTTACCGACTAAGCAAACTACGGGTGAAAATTGTGCTTAA
- the LOC123903042 gene encoding WAT1-related protein At2g37460-like isoform X2, protein MMENQNQKTQSWLEKATPFIAILSLQLGYAVMDVLSKAALNKGMSNYVFVVYRHAIAFIVITPFALYFDKKVRPKMTISIFIKIAALSLLEPVIDQNLYFLGLKYTTATFAAAMSNILPAITFILASILRLEKIKIKSIRSQAKILGTIATVAGAMVMTLVKGPILLETFGGKSHIHHSGGTSSNQHTILGSVLITIGCFSWACFFNLQGIFCSGLAYYFQGVVMKARGPVFVTTFSPLCMVIVAIMGYFLLAEQMFLGRVIGAFIICLGLYLVVWGKSKDYNNPSNPIIGDSVLPTKQTTGENCA, encoded by the exons ATGATGGAGAACCAGAACCAGAAAACACAAAGTTGGTTAGAAAAGGCAACACCGTTCATAGCTATCTTGTCTTTGCAGTTAGGATATGCAGTTATGGATGTTTTATCGAAGGCTGCATTAAATAAAGGAATGAGCAACTATGTTTTCGTTGTGTACCGCCATGCCATTGCATTCATTGTCATAACTCCTTTTGCACTCTATTTTGACAA GAAAGTAAGACCGAAAATGACAATTTCAATCTTCATCAAGATAGCGGCGCTCAGTTTGTtaga GCCAGTTATTGATCAGAATTTGTATTTTTTGGGGCTGAAATATACAACGGCAACCTTTGCAGCTGCCATGAGCAATATTCTTCCTGCTATTACCTTCATATTAGCTTCAATTCTTAG GCTTgagaaaataaagataaaaagtATACGAAGCCAAGCAAAGATATTGGGAACAATAGCTACTGTTGCAGGTGCGATGGTGATGACATTAGTTAAAGGGCCGATACTTTTAGAGACCTTCGGAGGCAAGAGCCACATCCATCATAGTGGGGGTACAAGTAGTAATCAACATACAATACTTGGATCTGTATTGATCACCATTGGATGCTTTAGTTGGGCTTGTTTTTTTAACCTTCAA GGCATATTCTGCTCAGGTCTAGCGTATTACTTTCAAGGAGTAGTGATGAAAGCTAGAGGTCCAGTTTTTGTCACAACATTTAGTCCCTTATGTATGGTGATTGTTGCTATCATGGGATACTTCCTTCTTGCAGAGCAAATGTTTTTGGGAAG AGTGATTGGTGCATTTATCATTTGTTTGGGCTTGTACCTTGTTGTGTGGGGAAAAAGCAAAGATTACAATAATCCATCAAATCCAATTATTGGAGACTCTGTTTTACCGACTAAGCAAACTACGGGTGAAAATTGTGCTTAA
- the LOC123921514 gene encoding DNA replication licensing factor MCM3-like isoform X1, with the protein MYLFSTKRLILLFIVLDQMDPDIDRQISEHVLRMHRFCSAIDGGEAAHDGSARYGREEEADTESSVFVKYNRTLHGKKTDRGRKRDTLTIKFLKKYIHYAKHRIQPDLTDEASDQIATAYTELRNANSNAKTGGTLPITARTLETIIRLSTAHAKLKLSRKVFDDPTSLTEEELYELRNSWATCFLDLYNPEVDYDVADDEA; encoded by the exons ATGTATCTCTTCTCAACAAAGAGGCTAATTCTCTTGTTTATCGTGTTGGATCAAATGGATCCTGATATTGATCGCCAAATATCAGAGCACGTCCTTCGTATGCATCGATTTTGTTCTGCTATTGATGGAG GTGAGGCAGCACATGATGGGAGTGCACGATATGGAAGAGAAGAGGAAGCTGATACTGAATCATCTGTCTTTGTCAAATATAACAGAACGCTACATGGAAAGAAAACTGATAGAGGTCGCAAACGCGATACACTTACAATTAAGTTTCTTAAAAAGTATATCCATTATGCTAAGCATAGGATTCAACCTGACCTGACTGATGAG GCATCTGACCAGATTGCCACAGCATATACTGAGCTCAGAAATGCAAATTCAAATGCAAAG ACCGGAGGAACACTTCCAATAACTGCCAGAACTTTAGAAACCATAATACGTCTCTCAACTGCTCATGCCAAATTGAAGTTGAGCAGAAAG GTGTTCGATGATCCCACGTCATTAACCGAGGAGGAGCTGTATGAATTGCGAAACAGCTgggcaacttgttttcttgacctatacaatcccgaggtagattatgatgttgccgatgatgaggcttag
- the LOC123921514 gene encoding DNA replication licensing factor MCM3-like isoform X2: MYLFSTKRLILLFIVLDQMDPDIDRQISEHVLRMHRFCSAIDGGEAAHDGSARYGREEEADTESSVFVKYNRTLHGKKTDRGRKRDTLTIKFLKKYIHYAKHRIQPDLTDEASDQIATAYTELRNANSNAKTGGTLPITARTLETIIRLSTAHAKLKLSRKVLRLYVCWCSSCW; encoded by the exons ATGTATCTCTTCTCAACAAAGAGGCTAATTCTCTTGTTTATCGTGTTGGATCAAATGGATCCTGATATTGATCGCCAAATATCAGAGCACGTCCTTCGTATGCATCGATTTTGTTCTGCTATTGATGGAG GTGAGGCAGCACATGATGGGAGTGCACGATATGGAAGAGAAGAGGAAGCTGATACTGAATCATCTGTCTTTGTCAAATATAACAGAACGCTACATGGAAAGAAAACTGATAGAGGTCGCAAACGCGATACACTTACAATTAAGTTTCTTAAAAAGTATATCCATTATGCTAAGCATAGGATTCAACCTGACCTGACTGATGAG GCATCTGACCAGATTGCCACAGCATATACTGAGCTCAGAAATGCAAATTCAAATGCAAAG ACCGGAGGAACACTTCCAATAACTGCCAGAACTTTAGAAACCATAATACGTCTCTCAACTGCTCATGCCAAATTGAAGTTGAGCAGAAAG GTTCTCAGGTTGTATGTTTGTTGGTGTTCGAGTTGTTGGTaa
- the LOC123921514 gene encoding DNA replication licensing factor MCM3-like isoform X3 translates to MYLFSTKRLILLFIVLDQMDPDIDRQISEHVLRMHRFCSAIDGGEAAHDGSARYGREEEADTESSVFVKYNRTLHGKKTDRGRKRDTLTIKFLKKYIHYAKHRIQPDLTDEASDQIATAYTELRNANSNAKTGGTLPITARTLETIIRLSTAHAKLKLSRKILASDKL, encoded by the exons ATGTATCTCTTCTCAACAAAGAGGCTAATTCTCTTGTTTATCGTGTTGGATCAAATGGATCCTGATATTGATCGCCAAATATCAGAGCACGTCCTTCGTATGCATCGATTTTGTTCTGCTATTGATGGAG GTGAGGCAGCACATGATGGGAGTGCACGATATGGAAGAGAAGAGGAAGCTGATACTGAATCATCTGTCTTTGTCAAATATAACAGAACGCTACATGGAAAGAAAACTGATAGAGGTCGCAAACGCGATACACTTACAATTAAGTTTCTTAAAAAGTATATCCATTATGCTAAGCATAGGATTCAACCTGACCTGACTGATGAG GCATCTGACCAGATTGCCACAGCATATACTGAGCTCAGAAATGCAAATTCAAATGCAAAG ACCGGAGGAACACTTCCAATAACTGCCAGAACTTTAGAAACCATAATACGTCTCTCAACTGCTCATGCCAAATTGAAGTTGAGCAGAAAG
- the LOC123921484 gene encoding uncharacterized protein LOC123921484 isoform X4, translating into MSTTLEYSQLVFNHDGIRNLKVNEVKAENFMSVPTNNPYDGGVSKTVSNTHAFKEGDHSIPTSLTYSKGDANVILMDGAFDRTDNNLMSMSQSYNKGDDNFSIASTYNDICNSISMDQGYNHVDSNVMSIAQPNNKAHGGSTIISFGDCDNDDVTPSDLFVSDYGLFMGQAPLCMSHMSQVANEKEFVRSSTKKLLPSTAQTSASETENVTKTKEEMEMCKKATSNNFPSNVRSLLSTGMLDGVSVKYKAWSREKELRAVIKGAGYLCSCPSCSFSKVINAFEFERHVGCKTKHPNNHIYFENGKTIYGVIQELRSTPQNMLFEVIQISNNNWFTYQSESLPHLESTRAPAHMWKR; encoded by the exons ATGTCAACTACATTAGAATATTCTCAACTAGTTTTTAATCACGATGGTATTAGAAACCTCAAAGTTAATGAGGTGAAGGCTGAGAATTTCATGTCTGTTCCAACTAATAATCCGTATGATGGAGGAGTTAGCAAAACTGTGTCAAACACTCATGCATTCAAGGAAGGCGATCATTCAATACCAACAAGTCTTACATACAGCAAAGGGGATGCCAATGTAATATTGATGGATGGCGCTTTTGACAGGACAGATAACAATTTAATGTCGATGAGTCAATCTTATAATAAGGGAGATGACAACTTTTCAATAGCTTCAACATACAATGATATTTGTAATTCAATATCAATGGATCAAGGATACAATCACGTAGATAGTAATGTCATGTCTATTGCTCAACCTAACAACAAGGCTCATG GTGGAAGCACTATCATATCATTTGGTGACTGTGACAATGACGATGTAACTCCATCTGACTTATTTGTTTCCGACTACGGACTGTTTATGGGTCAAGCACCTTTGTGTATGTCGCATATGTCACAAGTTGCGAATGAAAAAGAGTTCGTTAGATCAAGCACTAAAAAACTACTTCCAAGTACAGCTCAGACATCTGCATCTGAAACTGAAAATGTTACCAAGACAAAAGAGGAGATGGAAATGTGTAAAAAGGCTACTTCAAATAACTTCCCTTCAAATGTTAGAAGTTTGCTATCCACTGGTATGCTGGATGGCGTCTCTGTAAAGTATAAGGCATGGTCACGGGAG AAGGAACTTCGAGCTGTTATAAAAGGTGCTGGGTATTTGTGCAGCTGTCCATCGTGTAGTTTTTCTAAG GTTATTAACGCATTCGAGTTTGAACGGCATGTTGGTTGCAAGACAAAGCACCCAAATAATCATATTTACTTTGAGAATGGGAAAACCATATATGGAGTGATACAAGAGCTCAGGAGCACTCCACAGAATATGTTATTTGAAgttattcaaatttcaaacaataACTGGTTCACCTATCAATCAGAAAGCCTTCCGCATCTGGAAAG CACGCGAGCTCCAGCGCATATGTGGAAAAGATGA
- the LOC123921484 gene encoding uncharacterized protein LOC123921484 isoform X1: MSTTLEYSQLVFNHDGIRNLKVNEVKAENFMSVPTNNPYDGGVSKTVSNTHAFKEGDHSIPTSLTYSKGDANVILMDGAFDRTDNNLMSMSQSYNKGDDNFSIASTYNDICNSISMDQGYNHVDSNVMSIAQPNNKAHGNSMLSNHLFNKVEDGTISMGHIYHHSGNDMPFFAHSHNKGGSTIISFGDCDNDDVTPSDLFVSDYGLFMGQAPLCMSHMSQVANEKEFVRSSTKKLLPSTAQTSASETENVTKTKEEMEMCKKATSNNFPSNVRSLLSTGMLDGVSVKYKAWSREKELRAVIKGAGYLCSCPSCSFSKVINAFEFERHVGCKTKHPNNHIYFENGKTIYGVIQELRSTPQNMLFEVIQISNNNWFTYQSESLPHLESTRAPAHMWKR; the protein is encoded by the exons ATGTCAACTACATTAGAATATTCTCAACTAGTTTTTAATCACGATGGTATTAGAAACCTCAAAGTTAATGAGGTGAAGGCTGAGAATTTCATGTCTGTTCCAACTAATAATCCGTATGATGGAGGAGTTAGCAAAACTGTGTCAAACACTCATGCATTCAAGGAAGGCGATCATTCAATACCAACAAGTCTTACATACAGCAAAGGGGATGCCAATGTAATATTGATGGATGGCGCTTTTGACAGGACAGATAACAATTTAATGTCGATGAGTCAATCTTATAATAAGGGAGATGACAACTTTTCAATAGCTTCAACATACAATGATATTTGTAATTCAATATCAATGGATCAAGGATACAATCACGTAGATAGTAATGTCATGTCTATTGCTCAACCTAACAACAAGGCTCATGGTAATTCTATGTTAAGTAACCACTTATTCAATAAGGTTGAAGATGGCACCATATCAATGGGCCACATTTACCATCATAGTGGAAATGACATGCCGTTTTTTGCTCATTCTCATAATAAAGGTGGAAGCACTATCATATCATTTGGTGACTGTGACAATGACGATGTAACTCCATCTGACTTATTTGTTTCCGACTACGGACTGTTTATGGGTCAAGCACCTTTGTGTATGTCGCATATGTCACAAGTTGCGAATGAAAAAGAGTTCGTTAGATCAAGCACTAAAAAACTACTTCCAAGTACAGCTCAGACATCTGCATCTGAAACTGAAAATGTTACCAAGACAAAAGAGGAGATGGAAATGTGTAAAAAGGCTACTTCAAATAACTTCCCTTCAAATGTTAGAAGTTTGCTATCCACTGGTATGCTGGATGGCGTCTCTGTAAAGTATAAGGCATGGTCACGGGAG AAGGAACTTCGAGCTGTTATAAAAGGTGCTGGGTATTTGTGCAGCTGTCCATCGTGTAGTTTTTCTAAG GTTATTAACGCATTCGAGTTTGAACGGCATGTTGGTTGCAAGACAAAGCACCCAAATAATCATATTTACTTTGAGAATGGGAAAACCATATATGGAGTGATACAAGAGCTCAGGAGCACTCCACAGAATATGTTATTTGAAgttattcaaatttcaaacaataACTGGTTCACCTATCAATCAGAAAGCCTTCCGCATCTGGAAAG CACGCGAGCTCCAGCGCATATGTGGAAAAGATGA
- the LOC123921484 gene encoding uncharacterized protein LOC123921484 isoform X2, which produces MSTTLEYSQLVFNHDGIRNLKVNEVKAENFMSVPTNNPYDGGVSKTVSNTHAFKEGDHSIPTSLTYSKGDANVILMDGAFDRTDNNLMSMSQSYNKGDDNFSIASTYNDICNSISMDQGYNHVDSNVMSIAQPNNKAHGNSMLSNHLFNKVEDGTISMGHIYHHSGNDMPFFAHSHNKGGSTIISFGDCDNDDVTPSDLFVSDYGLFMGQAPLCMSHMSQVANEKEFVRSSTKKLLPSTAQTSASETENVTKTKEEMEMCKKATSNNFPSNVRSLLSTGMLDGVSVKYKAWSREELRAVIKGAGYLCSCPSCSFSKVINAFEFERHVGCKTKHPNNHIYFENGKTIYGVIQELRSTPQNMLFEVIQISNNNWFTYQSESLPHLESTRAPAHMWKR; this is translated from the exons ATGTCAACTACATTAGAATATTCTCAACTAGTTTTTAATCACGATGGTATTAGAAACCTCAAAGTTAATGAGGTGAAGGCTGAGAATTTCATGTCTGTTCCAACTAATAATCCGTATGATGGAGGAGTTAGCAAAACTGTGTCAAACACTCATGCATTCAAGGAAGGCGATCATTCAATACCAACAAGTCTTACATACAGCAAAGGGGATGCCAATGTAATATTGATGGATGGCGCTTTTGACAGGACAGATAACAATTTAATGTCGATGAGTCAATCTTATAATAAGGGAGATGACAACTTTTCAATAGCTTCAACATACAATGATATTTGTAATTCAATATCAATGGATCAAGGATACAATCACGTAGATAGTAATGTCATGTCTATTGCTCAACCTAACAACAAGGCTCATGGTAATTCTATGTTAAGTAACCACTTATTCAATAAGGTTGAAGATGGCACCATATCAATGGGCCACATTTACCATCATAGTGGAAATGACATGCCGTTTTTTGCTCATTCTCATAATAAAGGTGGAAGCACTATCATATCATTTGGTGACTGTGACAATGACGATGTAACTCCATCTGACTTATTTGTTTCCGACTACGGACTGTTTATGGGTCAAGCACCTTTGTGTATGTCGCATATGTCACAAGTTGCGAATGAAAAAGAGTTCGTTAGATCAAGCACTAAAAAACTACTTCCAAGTACAGCTCAGACATCTGCATCTGAAACTGAAAATGTTACCAAGACAAAAGAGGAGATGGAAATGTGTAAAAAGGCTACTTCAAATAACTTCCCTTCAAATGTTAGAAGTTTGCTATCCACTGGTATGCTGGATGGCGTCTCTGTAAAGTATAAGGCATGGTCACGGGAG GAACTTCGAGCTGTTATAAAAGGTGCTGGGTATTTGTGCAGCTGTCCATCGTGTAGTTTTTCTAAG GTTATTAACGCATTCGAGTTTGAACGGCATGTTGGTTGCAAGACAAAGCACCCAAATAATCATATTTACTTTGAGAATGGGAAAACCATATATGGAGTGATACAAGAGCTCAGGAGCACTCCACAGAATATGTTATTTGAAgttattcaaatttcaaacaataACTGGTTCACCTATCAATCAGAAAGCCTTCCGCATCTGGAAAG CACGCGAGCTCCAGCGCATATGTGGAAAAGATGA
- the LOC123921484 gene encoding uncharacterized protein LOC123921484 isoform X3, with the protein MSTTLEYSQLVFNHDGIRNLKVNEVKAENFMSVPTNNPYDGGVSKTVSNTHAFKEGDHSIPTSLTYSKGDANVILMDGAFDRTDNNLMSMSQSYNKGDDNFSIASTYNDICNSISMDQGYNHVDSNVMSIAQPNNKAHGNSMLSNHLFNKVEDGTISMGHIYHHSGNDMPFFAHSHNKGGSTIISFGDCDNDDVTPSDLFVSDYGLFMGQAPLCMSHMSQVANEKEFVRSSTKKLLPSTAQTSASETENVTKTKEEMEMCKKATSNNFPSNVRSLLSTGMLDGVSVKYKAWSREELRAVIKGAGYLCSCPSCSFSKVINAFEFERHVGCKTKHPNNHIYFENGKTIYGVIQELRSTPQNMLFEVIQISNNNWFTYQSESLPHLER; encoded by the exons ATGTCAACTACATTAGAATATTCTCAACTAGTTTTTAATCACGATGGTATTAGAAACCTCAAAGTTAATGAGGTGAAGGCTGAGAATTTCATGTCTGTTCCAACTAATAATCCGTATGATGGAGGAGTTAGCAAAACTGTGTCAAACACTCATGCATTCAAGGAAGGCGATCATTCAATACCAACAAGTCTTACATACAGCAAAGGGGATGCCAATGTAATATTGATGGATGGCGCTTTTGACAGGACAGATAACAATTTAATGTCGATGAGTCAATCTTATAATAAGGGAGATGACAACTTTTCAATAGCTTCAACATACAATGATATTTGTAATTCAATATCAATGGATCAAGGATACAATCACGTAGATAGTAATGTCATGTCTATTGCTCAACCTAACAACAAGGCTCATGGTAATTCTATGTTAAGTAACCACTTATTCAATAAGGTTGAAGATGGCACCATATCAATGGGCCACATTTACCATCATAGTGGAAATGACATGCCGTTTTTTGCTCATTCTCATAATAAAGGTGGAAGCACTATCATATCATTTGGTGACTGTGACAATGACGATGTAACTCCATCTGACTTATTTGTTTCCGACTACGGACTGTTTATGGGTCAAGCACCTTTGTGTATGTCGCATATGTCACAAGTTGCGAATGAAAAAGAGTTCGTTAGATCAAGCACTAAAAAACTACTTCCAAGTACAGCTCAGACATCTGCATCTGAAACTGAAAATGTTACCAAGACAAAAGAGGAGATGGAAATGTGTAAAAAGGCTACTTCAAATAACTTCCCTTCAAATGTTAGAAGTTTGCTATCCACTGGTATGCTGGATGGCGTCTCTGTAAAGTATAAGGCATGGTCACGGGAG GAACTTCGAGCTGTTATAAAAGGTGCTGGGTATTTGTGCAGCTGTCCATCGTGTAGTTTTTCTAAG GTTATTAACGCATTCGAGTTTGAACGGCATGTTGGTTGCAAGACAAAGCACCCAAATAATCATATTTACTTTGAGAATGGGAAAACCATATATGGAGTGATACAAGAGCTCAGGAGCACTCCACAGAATATGTTATTTGAAgttattcaaatttcaaacaataACTGGTTCACCTATCAATCAGAAAGCCTTCCGCATCTGGAAAGGTAA